In Candidatus Nitrosocosmicus arcticus, the following proteins share a genomic window:
- a CDS encoding Rieske 2Fe-2S domain-containing protein has product MDDVFVRIADTKEIQPSQMKEVQVDGESICIVNVEGKYYAIGSICTHEGGPLPDGVLDGYVIECPWHNSKFDVRTGEVVSPPANEPEPAYEVRIEGNNILIKLPGKSKSSPQIELELLEIIRVEGTDTMSFKFSKQNSKAGKDNTPLLSEYTAGQFAFFDIGGVNNDPKGPIRHFTISSSPTENFIMFTTMIRDSPYKKRLSTLEEGAKVQIRGPEGQFVLHEDYSKVAVFLSGGIGVTPFRSMIKYATDRQLPLKIVMFDSNRNPNNILFKKEFDDWTTINKNIKIIYTISEDKHDEHQLNTANDWKGEYGRINKGMILKYLNNTLLNNSIFYICGPPNMLTAIQSLLQEELKISAERIKVEEFTGY; this is encoded by the coding sequence ATGGATGACGTTTTCGTTAGAATTGCTGATACAAAAGAAATTCAACCATCACAGATGAAAGAAGTTCAAGTTGACGGTGAAAGTATCTGTATTGTTAACGTTGAGGGAAAATACTATGCTATTGGTAGTATTTGCACACATGAAGGAGGTCCTTTACCTGATGGTGTTCTCGATGGATATGTAATTGAATGTCCATGGCATAATTCTAAATTTGACGTAAGAACTGGAGAGGTAGTAAGCCCACCAGCAAATGAACCAGAACCTGCCTATGAAGTAAGAATAGAAGGTAATAACATATTGATAAAGTTGCCAGGTAAAAGTAAATCGTCTCCCCAAATTGAGCTAGAATTATTGGAAATAATTAGAGTAGAGGGTACTGATACGATGTCATTTAAGTTTAGTAAACAAAATAGTAAAGCAGGTAAAGACAACACTCCCCTGCTATCAGAATATACTGCAGGTCAATTTGCCTTTTTTGATATAGGCGGTGTCAATAATGATCCCAAAGGACCGATTAGACACTTTACCATTTCATCTTCTCCAACGGAGAATTTCATAATGTTTACCACTATGATAAGAGATTCACCATACAAAAAGAGACTTTCAACGTTAGAGGAGGGAGCTAAAGTGCAGATTAGAGGTCCAGAAGGACAATTTGTTTTACATGAGGATTATTCAAAGGTGGCTGTATTTCTTTCTGGCGGCATAGGTGTTACTCCATTTAGAAGTATGATAAAGTATGCTACAGATAGACAACTGCCCCTAAAAATAGTAATGTTTGATTCAAATAGGAATCCAAACAACATCTTATTCAAAAAAGAGTTTGATGATTGGACTACCATTAATAAAAATATAAAAATCATCTATACAATTAGTGAAGACAAACATGATGAGCACCAATTAAATACTGCAAATGACTGGAAAGGAGAGTATGGAAGAATAAATAAAGGAATGATTCTAAAATATCTTAACAATACTTTATTAAATAATTCAATATTCTACATTTGTGGTCCTCCAAACATGTTGACAGCTATACAATCGTTACTCCAGGAAGAATTAAAAATTTCAGCAGAAAGAATAAAGGTGGAAGAGTTTACGGGTTATTGA
- a CDS encoding cupredoxin domain-containing protein: MSFSFIVILGLLTYTTISQSNNGEFYNHISLAQEQSPPLTNSTLVDLIGTGILGPPTNKTIYLFNSENEGVNETQLNIPPDSFSPSAIAANTGDTVNIKFYNLEEPDGDRHSFTVGAPYGLDKDIAPGQTGTVTFKATEGGTFVFFCKYHQPTMRGELIVLP, translated from the coding sequence GTGTCATTTTCTTTTATTGTAATCCTTGGATTATTAACTTATACAACGATAAGCCAATCAAATAATGGTGAATTTTATAATCATATTTCTCTAGCTCAAGAACAAAGTCCTCCGTTAACAAATTCAACACTAGTGGATCTAATTGGAACAGGTATTTTGGGACCACCAACCAATAAAACAATTTATTTATTTAACTCGGAGAATGAAGGAGTTAATGAAACACAATTAAACATTCCACCTGATTCGTTTTCACCATCAGCGATTGCTGCTAATACAGGCGACACGGTAAATATCAAATTCTATAACCTAGAAGAACCAGACGGGGACAGACACTCCTTTACAGTTGGGGCGCCATATGGCCTAGATAAGGATATAGCACCAGGTCAAACTGGTACCGTTACTTTTAAAGCAACTGAAGGTGGTACATTCGTTTTCTTCTGTAAGTATCATCAACCAACAATGAGGGGAGAACTTATAGTATTACCCTAA